In the genome of Raphanus sativus cultivar WK10039 unplaced genomic scaffold, ASM80110v3 Scaffold0256, whole genome shotgun sequence, the window CACATGATTAATTAACTTGAGTTTATATTTGGAATCTCAGGGTCGTATAGGAACCAAATACACCCATAATTAATTCAACCAGCTAGATAGCTGATTAATTTCACCTTAAAATcttataacaaaaaatagttAACTTCAACACAGTTAAAACTTGAGAAAATGTATCGGATcagtaaaagtaaaaaaattagagTACTAACTTGGGTTGCTTCTTACAAAAGTAACCAATCCACACACAGTATATATGTAAGAAAGTTTAGTTATTCTCCAATGTATAACGAACACTCCACTAAACAGTTAGTTTGATTTTGTGATGGCTCAGTGGTGACACAGACGGAAGAGTTCCAGTACTCGCGACTAGGTATAGCTTAAGTGCACTCGAATTACCCATCAAGACAGCTTGGAGGCCATGGTACCATGAAAAACAGGTACACATGAATCTAATTAACCTGTTATTTAGATTCATAATATATGAGACATACAGTCTAAGTTTCTTGATGATGCTACGCACAACAGGTAAGTGGATGGCTTCAGGAATATGAAGGTCTAACGTTTGCTACGTTCAGAGGAGCTGGACATGCTGTGCCTTCCTTTAAACCAAGTAGCTCTCTCGCCTTTTTCTCGGCCTTTCTCACCGGAGTTCCTCCACCGCCGTCTCGGTAGAGAAGCAAGTGAACGATTAAACGGACGGTTTACTAAATCTAATGAGTTTTCAGAAGTTTGAaagattttgggttttgttACGTTGACTTGTCAGACACGGTATaagggaaagagagagaaattGTATACTTTATATGTGATGATCATAATGatcaaaggaaaaaaacacTTTATGAGTGTGTAATCACCAAAATAACTGCTTGGAATACAACCAGCTTAAGATTATAATGATAAAGGGAAGACCTTCAACACTTTATTATGTtcaaatgaaagaaaaaaaaattagtatagattttttaagaGTGCAATATCATTACACTGAAATGAAATCGCAGCACTCCTAACACTTTTCTGCACAGAAAAAAAGCAATTAGATAACCGAATATTTTTAAACAGCTAATGTTCGAAAAAGACTTAACAGTTTATACTTGTCACGGCTGCAGAAGATCTATTGCTTTGAATACTCTTATCATTAATTAAGAAGACAGCATATGAATATGCGATTCGTTTCTCACATTAATGACATGCGGTCGTAAGACAAAGAGTAGTATGGAGATTATTTTTGTGGTTTTTGCCATCACAAAGGCACTAGCAAGTTTAACACCGATTGgaaattttattattacttttatctGAAAATGTTATCATATATTTTgtgcaaaattttaattattttagaactGTAAGTTTTTGCTACTTATCCTACGTATCATTAATTGGCACCGTTGGTCAAAATCAAAGTCATATGCATAAACACAGATGATACATGATGTGAATCATATAACAATGAAAACACAAAGTCTAACTAAAgatatatcaatttttaatggTTCCAGAAGTTATAGTTAAATTAACCGGCATGCATGTTTAGTTATAGTTACATTCCTtggatttgatatatattaaaaagaaaacagaaatcAGCTAATAAAAGCGGGAACCCAAACAACTCGGCTCTTCATGTCTCTGTCTGGTAAATGGTAATATCTAATTCCTAATctgtctctctcttctctcgcAATGGCGACTCCAAAATCACCGGCGACAGATTTCTTCGGAATCTCAAAGACAGCATGCAAAGCATACAAGTCCCTCGTCACCAAATTACATCCTCTTTCATCTAATCGCAAATCCGATTCCCATTCCGACACCACCGATTCCGTACGTtctgtttcttatttcttttttgaaagaatgttaaactaattcaaataaataaataaataaaaacttttgtACAATGCATATGATTCTGTACGTTCTGTTTCTTATCATCCCTCacaacaacatatatatattcacaaatCGGTTTGTAAACATTATCAGGCGTTCCACCGGAAATACCTGGAGGAGAAATCCGCGGAGGAAGATGATCTGACCGCTGCTAGGAGAGGTCTCCGTTTACAGAGCATGGACGACAGCTCTGTCTTCAACCGCCGCTCTTCTTCTCTTCGATCAAACTCCACCGGTGGCCGCCGCAGCCACACGCCGCAAGCTAGGCCGACCTACCTCTCCTCCTCCGCCTCTTCCAACCGCCGATCTTTTTTCTCAAGAACCACCAGCCGTAGTAGAGACCGGGATGGCGGCGACAGCAGCCGCGGTCTCAAATCACGCCCCTTCTCGAACAACGCGAGCCCCCTGACGTCACCTTTCACGAGCCCGAGAGGGAAAGATCAAACGTTGGCTGATTTGTTCGGAGACATAGAAGGACTGacgtctcctcctcctcctccggtgGAGATTACCAAGAGCCGTAGCAAGAGAGATAAAGAGAACAGAGGCTCGTCTACGTCGACGTCTGTGCCGTTTAGGAAGAGCAAGAGCACGAGGGATACGGTTGGATCATTGGGGAAGAGTATAAGCAGAAGGAGCTCAACGCCGATTGTTTTCTCTCGGTCTACACCTCCGAAAAAACCCCCGGCTGTTGAGAAAATGCTTGAGTGTACGTTGGAAGAACTCTTCCATGGGGGAGTCAAGAACATCAAGATTACTAGAGACATCATCACCCATGAAGGGTTTGTCTCCCTGTTCTTGATCtcatttttcttttaagtttgAACTTGAATTTCGGCCTAGGTTTGGCTTAACCTAACGTGCTGGCAAAGTAAACTCACaagaaaacccaaaaataaaaaaaacttcgCAAAATGCTATTGAGAGAAATAtccattttaatatttgattattgATTATATGActgaataaatttataattataatccatatttatacttataaaaaacttatatttatatttatcattttaaaatcgTTATTTATCATtgtataactaaataaatttttaaaatgtattgaATGCAATAAGAATTAATAATAAGGTAAAATGTATAAAACAGATTGATTATGTTGTGTTATGAACAGATTGATTATGAAACAAGAAGAGACGTTAAGAGTGAACATCAAACCAGGATGGAAGAAAGGGACCAGGATCACATTCGAAGGAGTAGGGAACGAGAAACCTGGCTACCTACCGGAAGACATCATATTCGTGGTTGAAGAGAAGAGACACCCTTTGTTCAAAAGCCGTGGAGATGACTTAGAGATTGCGGTAGAGATACCTCTTCTCAAGGCCTTAACCGGATGCAAACTCTCTGTGCCGCTATTGACTGGTGAATCAATGTCAATATCTGTAGGAGAAGTGATCTTTCATGGATTCGAGAAGGCGATCAAAGGTCAAGGTTTGCCAAGTGGTAAAGAAGATGGTAGACGTGGAGATCTGATAATAACGTTTTTAGTGAGTTTTCCTAAAGAGTTGAGCGAAGAACATAGATCAATGGCCTGTGAGGTTTTGAAAGATTGTTCTTGGGCATAATGGTTGTGGGTAACTATGTGGTCTATTTCATTCTCTCAGTTCATGTCTTAATCTTTGTATATAAGTTTCACGAGTTGAAGGCTTGAGGCCTTTAAAGGTGGGACTTGTTGACACTTTAGgctgtttttaataaaatgttatcATGGTTCTCTTGGAGTGAGCTGTTCTTGCATGATTCTTGCTTTGAATGATACCaattgttttgatcttttaatttaaatattctaTATTCAATAGAATATCCAAAGACCGCATAGCGCAGTGGATTAGCGCGTCTGACTTCGGATCAGAAGGTCGTGGGTTCGACTCCCATTGTGGtcgatgtttttatatattttgaaatgtttcCTTTTCCGTAATCTTTCACTTACAAGATGTTATCCCGTTGTCATCTCATTGGTTTCAACAGAAACTCAAACATGCACTAATCCCTTCTTTTTTGAgctttttgaaaaattcaagaTCAGCTAAAGAATCATGAAATAATAACAGTGAAAGAACAGTCATAGATTTGCAGTTTTGGATCTCAATATACTTAGTTATTCACTACTAAAGCAGTAATGTATTCACCAGGCACTTActtgtaaaaaaaacaaagatgttCTTGTGCCATAAACTccactagatcttgacccgcccgaccgggcgggtatttattttatgtttttaattttttatattaaatgatgtatttataatatttaaataaaaaattaaattggaaattatttttttgttatagtaaaaattaaaattaaaattttaataaaatattctgatataaattttaaatttcctaattaaaataatatagatgtggatcataattttttccaattcaaacATCTTTGCAGCCctcaaaaacaaatttttttttataaatacataaaatatataaccatatttggaactataatttctattaaaacaaatttgttaaagaaaaataatgttgcgctatttttgtttatttctagagcttgacccgtgaccgtataaatatttctttcagtttaatttttttctctgtactaatggtatactatatatatatagtatatatatttaaactaaattgtattacataattgttaataaaatattttaaaacataacgattttatttattactttaaaataattatatttggtgatttaatcgtctattatatcacagtatatcatacaaacaaatcttatatttaaaaataattggacttatatatggaagcattatgctaataatatatgaaacaaaatattttatattttattttaatgttatataaattgataatgatgtgtgatttttattttattatttattactaataaatattaaaaatattaatacgaAACATATTAGGAaagatattttggttaagattttattaaagaaatctattatttaaattagtataaaacattaaatgcttaaatctattacttaaattaggaaaatgcaatcatacttaaatatagtttcatttaatatctcagtggcatgacaatgtaaatatagtgaaaaactaagggttaatctaattttgtacttctgttttaatagaatagatattatAACCTTTTTATTTGCAACTAAAGACCGGTCACATAAGTTTCAACATCTTCAGCCTTCCTTCATGCTCTGCATCCAGCTTAGGGGGAGTGTAACACCCGTGGAGATCCTCCACAATGTACTCCTTCGTAAGCTCTCGCTTAGTGAGAATATGGTAATGCCTCTGCCAAATCCTCTGAATAGCCATCGTCGCAGCAAGAAAGCCATACGCTAAACCAAGAATGGCGAAGACGACAACAAAGACGATAACAAGAGCGAAACAAGCTTCCATCGACGCAGGGAAACAGTCCAAGATCCCCCATCCGTAACAGCAGTTCTGACAGCCATCCATCCTCGGGTCATTACCGTTGAGAGAAGAGCAATGCAGGATGAGCCCGAGAAAGCCAATCAGTACAAAGAAGGTTACAACCCCTGGAGATTCATGATTACAACAAAATGTTTACAAAGCGTGTCTAgttatgaaaaaagaaaaaaaaaaggagataaGATGAGGGGTTACCGATGCAATAGTAGAAGGGGATGGGATGTTTTGACAGTATACGGTCCCAGTCATCGTTGAAAGAGTTACGAAACTCTCCGTCTTTATCCATTATGTATGCAAATCCAGCCATCACGGCAATAACCTATAAATGTCAAAACGTTTCAGAGTGTCTCAGATTCTTACTGAGACAAGCTATATGGAACAATGACAATTAATAACAGTGAGAAGAATGAACAATCTGATTAAGTTCGTTCCATTGTCAACAGGGTCAAGATTAGAACCAGATTCACTTTGTTAcgacaacaaacaaacaaaaaacgaTCATCAAGATCTCTTATTACATGTAGGTGTAATAATAATAGCCTATAATGTCAAAACGTTTAAGAGTGATTTCAACAAATGGCAATTCAAGAATATATCAAAACCAATCACAGTTCCTTTGTCAACAGGTAAAGATTCACTTTATTACCAGGATAACAGTTATGATAAGAGAGACAAATGATCATCAAGATCTCTCTTATCACATACTTTTCTCAACCTCGAGCAGTTATAACAATGAGAAGAACGAACAATCTAACTGtcatcaagagagagagagagagagaggactcACAGTCTGCACAGCAACGAAGACCAAAAGCACATCCCTAGCGACAAAGAGCCTAAACTTAGCCTTCCTCCGCCACGAGTTGTTATCCTCAAAAGGCTCGACGCGAAGATGGAACTGAGCTTTGCAGGTGGTGCAGTGAGAGAAGGCGAACCCTTCCTTGACCGATCGCCAGTGATCGAGGCACGAGCGATGCACGAACTGCTGAGTGCCTTTGCACGCGCACGGGGATATCAGCTCGTCGCCTAGCAGATCGGTGTCGTCGTTCTCGAGGCAGATTCGGCAGCAGGGAGATGAAGATGAGCCGCCGCTCTctagatcttcttcttcttcttcttcggcgTTTATCTCGTCGTGATCGGGGCTTTCTAACGCGGAGGAGGAAGACGATGGGGAGGTTCCTAACAAGGGAGCGGAATCACTCAGCTTTTGTGAATCCGGTGGCTGT includes:
- the LOC108821663 gene encoding uncharacterized protein LOC108821663; this encodes MATPKSPATDFFGISKTACKAYKSLVTKLHPLSSNRKSDSHSDTTDSAFHRKYLEEKSAEEDDLTAARRGLRLQSMDDSSVFNRRSSSLRSNSTGGRRSHTPQARPTYLSSSASSNRRSFFSRTTSRSRDRDGGDSSRGLKSRPFSNNASPLTSPFTSPRGKDQTLADLFGDIEGLTSPPPPPVEITKSRSKRDKENRGSSTSTSVPFRKSKSTRDTVGSLGKSISRRSSTPIVFSRSTPPKKPPAVEKMLECTLEELFHGGVKNIKITRDIITHEGLIMKQEETLRVNIKPGWKKGTRITFEGVGNEKPGYLPEDIIFVVEEKRHPLFKSRGDDLEIAVEIPLLKALTGCKLSVPLLTGESMSISVGEVIFHGFEKAIKGQGLPSGKEDGRRGDLIITFLVSFPKELSEEHRSMACEVLKDCSWA
- the LOC130501692 gene encoding uncharacterized protein LOC130501692, which encodes MTQGEVQLQPPDSQKLSDSAPLLGTSPSSSSSALESPDHDEINAEEEEEEDLESGGSSSSPCCRICLENDDTDLLGDELISPCACKGTQQFVHRSCLDHWRSVKEGFAFSHCTTCKAQFHLRVEPFEDNNSWRRKAKFRLFVARDVLLVFVAVQTVIAVMAGFAYIMDKDGEFRNSFNDDWDRILSKHPIPFYYCIGVVTFFVLIGFLGLILHCSSLNGNDPRMDGCQNCCYGWGILDCFPASMEACFALVIVFVVVFAILGLAYGFLAATMAIQRIWQRHYHILTKRELTKEYIVEDLHGCYTPPKLDAEHEGRLKMLKLM